In Thermococcus profundus, the genomic stretch GACGACGGGCTCAAGCTCCTCAACGATGAGGACCTTCTCAAGGCCATCCATGAACTTCTCAAGCAGGCCGTATGGGACTGGGAAAGGTGTTCCGAGCTTAAGGATCTTGACGTCCTCGACTCCAAGCCAGGCAAGAGCTTCCTTGACGTAGGAGTAGCTGAGACCCGGGGCGATGATACCAACCTTTGCATCCTCTTTGCCCTCTATCCAGTTGAAGGGGCAGTTGTTCAGCTCCTCACGTATCTTCTCGATCTTCTCAAGGATCAGCGGGTGGAACTTCCTCGAATGGGCGGGGATGTCAACGAACCTTGTCGGGTCCTTCTTGAACTTCCCGAACTTCCTCTTGCCTGTCTTGATCTCCTCCGGGAGCTCGCCGAGGACAACGTCGCCCCTCGCGTGGGAGCTCCTCGTAGTCGTCCTCAGGATGACGAAGTGCTTGAACTTCTCGCTCAGCTCAAAGGCATACTTCGTCATCTCCTTTGCCTCGTGCGGCGAGCTGGGCTCAAGGACGGGGACGTTGGCGAACTTGGCGTACATCCTAGTGTCCTGCTCGTTCTGAGAAGACCACATGCTCGGGTCGTCGGCGACCATTATCACGAATCCGCCCTCGACGCCCATGCCAACGGCACTCATGAAGGTATCGGCCGCGACGTTCAGTCCAACGTGCTTCATGGCAGTCATTGCCCTGAGACCGCTCCATGCTGCGGAGAGGGCGGTTTCAAAGGCCACCTTCTCATTGGTTGAGTACTCCATGTAAACGCCGGCCTTCTCTGCAACGGCCGCCATAGTATCAGTCAGCTCGGAACTCGGAGTCCCAGGATAGGCCGCGTAAACCGCTATGTTCGCCTCGAGCGCTCCCCTGGCTATCGCGTGGTTGCCCAGGAGGAGAACCTTCTCCCCCGGCTTGTCCCACAACACTATGTCGGTAACTTTCGCCATCTAAACGGCACCTCCAGATACCTCTTTCAGGAAATCCTCAAGTTCAGCCTCATCCAAAATGTAAAACGCCTTAACACCCATCTTTCGAGCTCTACTAACCATATCCCTGTCTGATGAAATCAACATTGCATCAAATTTCTTGGCAGTGGGGATGAAGTATGCATCAGCAGCCCGAGGGTGAATTTTTCTGGCAACATCCTTTGCATCCTCGAATATCCAGTCCTCCGAAACCTGGAGAACTCTACTTGAGAGATACTCCTCAATGAGGCTAACTACATCGTCCCTTCCAGTTAGCCTTTTGATGAGACTTATGGTCTCAACTACCCCAAGCCTTGGCATTGCTAAGGGGATTCCAGCACTCTCGGCACTGGACATTGCCCGTCTTGCCATCATGTTCCGGTGTTCCTTGCCCTTCACAGGTATTGCTGCATCCACCAATGCTGAGGTGTCAACCACGAGCATCCCGCATCTCCTTCAGGAGTTCGTGAGGATCCTTTTCAATCTCACCAATAAGACCCTTGATCTTTTCGTAGACATCATTGATGGTCAGGGGAGCCACAGGGGGAAGCTTTGCTTCTTTCTCACCTGGCTTCGCGTGGGCCTCCATGCTCACTCCTCCTTCAAAACTCCCCTGGCTCTGGCAAACTCAACCAGGGCGTAGGCACCTGCAGCAACATCCTCCGGCCTCTCGTAGCTTGGAATTCCGTTCGCTTCGAGGACTTCCTTGGCCTTCTCACTCACGTAGCCTGCCATGAAGAGGCCGAGGACGGGCTTGCCGTTGTCAACCTCCTTAACTGCCTTAACAACCCCCTCCGCGTGTTCCGTCGGCGTCATTCCAGCGAAAGTGGGCACGACGCAGATGCTTATGAGCATGTCAACGTTCGGGTCCTGGAGAAGGAGCTTTGCAGTCCTGTAGTAGTCCTCCCCCCTCGCTGATGCTATCATGTCCACCGGGTTCTTGACTGCGGCCATTGGAGGCAGGAACGAGCGGAGCTCCTCAATCGTCTTCTCCTCGAGGTTGGCCAGCTTAAGGCCGAGTTTGTCTATTGCGTCAGCCGTTAGAACTCCGGGGCCGCCGGCGTTGGTCATTATGGCAACGCGCTTACCCTTCGGAAGCGGCTGGGTGAAGGCCCTCGCCATACTCAGCATGTCATCTATGGTGTCGGCGATTATAACGCCGCTCTGCTTGAAGGCCGCCTCGTATATCTTCCAGCTTCCGGCGAGAGAGCCGGTGTGGCTCGATGCGGCCCTGGCACCGCTCTCGCTCTTCCCAGCTTTAAGGACTATCACAGGCTTCCTCTTGGTGACGCGCTTAGCAACCTCCATGAACTTCCTGCCGTCCTTGAGGCCCTCTATGTAGAGGGCAATGGCCTTGTCCTCCTCAGTGTTAGCGAGGTACTCCATGAACTCGGAGAAGTCAACGTCCGCCATGTTGCCTATACTTACGAACTTGGAGAAGCCTATTCCCTCCTTGACGGTCTTGTAGATGATTCCGGCACCGAGAGCACCGCTCTGGCTGATGAAGGCTATATCGCCCTTCTTCGCGTCCATGACGAAGGTGGCGTTCATATCGTCCTGTGTGTTCATAACTCCAACGCAGTTAGGACCGACTATCCTCATTCCGTACTTGTGGGCTATCTCGACGAGCTCGCGCTCTTCCTTCTTGCCCTCCTCGCCGACCTCGCCGAAGCCCGCTGTAATGAGGACTATCCCCTTAACGCCCTTTTCGCCGCAGTCGATTATCGTTTGCTTGACGAACCTCTTCGGCACCACTATCACCGCGAGGTCAACCTCGTCAGGAATGTCCCTCACGTTCTTGTAGGCTTTTACTCCCTGAACTTCCTCGTCCTTGACGTTTACAGGGTAAACCTTCCCGGCTTTGTACTTCTTGAGGTTCTTGAAGACCTCGTAGCCCAGCTTGAGGGGGTCGTTCGATGCCCCGATAACGGCTATAGCCTTTGGCTTGAAGAAGTAGTCCAGCGTCATCCATTACTCACCGTTAAAACCTCGGTGGAATCGTATATAAGCTTTCCCAAAACGGGCATCGGGGAATTTTCAGGCACTATTGAGCGTAAAGATTCCTCTATGGGCAAAAAAGGACACTAAAAAGCCCAGCATGAACACCCGAAACCTTTAAGTA encodes the following:
- a CDS encoding acetate--CoA ligase family protein; translation: MTLDYFFKPKAIAVIGASNDPLKLGYEVFKNLKKYKAGKVYPVNVKDEEVQGVKAYKNVRDIPDEVDLAVIVVPKRFVKQTIIDCGEKGVKGIVLITAGFGEVGEEGKKEERELVEIAHKYGMRIVGPNCVGVMNTQDDMNATFVMDAKKGDIAFISQSGALGAGIIYKTVKEGIGFSKFVSIGNMADVDFSEFMEYLANTEEDKAIALYIEGLKDGRKFMEVAKRVTKRKPVIVLKAGKSESGARAASSHTGSLAGSWKIYEAAFKQSGVIIADTIDDMLSMARAFTQPLPKGKRVAIMTNAGGPGVLTADAIDKLGLKLANLEEKTIEELRSFLPPMAAVKNPVDMIASARGEDYYRTAKLLLQDPNVDMLISICVVPTFAGMTPTEHAEGVVKAVKEVDNGKPVLGLFMAGYVSEKAKEVLEANGIPSYERPEDVAAGAYALVEFARARGVLKEE
- a CDS encoding type II toxin-antitoxin system VapC family toxin is translated as MLVVDTSALVDAAIPVKGKEHRNMMARRAMSSAESAGIPLAMPRLGVVETISLIKRLTGRDDVVSLIEEYLSSRVLQVSEDWIFEDAKDVARKIHPRAADAYFIPTAKKFDAMLISSDRDMVSRARKMGVKAFYILDEAELEDFLKEVSGGAV